In Candidatus Omnitrophota bacterium, a single genomic region encodes these proteins:
- a CDS encoding sulfatase: MISKHRTLIADADMGAISENQLARVEGKKWNILFLYADQHRGMDMGCAGNGQVMTPTFDRLAREGTFFANGVANCPVCTPSRAILLTGKYPLTNRAVVNDLPLPTGQDTLASLLRAQGYRTGYIGKWHLDGIPRSKFTPPGPRRQGFDDFWAAYNCSHAYFDPKYYLDAPELVRRPGYEPDIQTDLAIDFIKKYKEEPFFLMLSWGPPHAPYELVPESYRTMYDPREIQLPRNAINAPQRTVADYYAAISALDHNAGWLLQTLDELGLRENTLIVYTADHGDMLWSHDRVKKQQPWEESIRVPLILSAPGLIPAGERCDALVGTADMAPTLLGLLGVPAPSVMQGWNLSQRILAGEGKEHNSVPIMDIVPSDQANIWHGREWRGVRTKRYTYARWKDLGWVLYDNQEDPYQTINRIKDPDFAAVRQELENELQQWLDKLGDRFLPAQEQLQELGLSQLFQERQEHFHSGKNW, translated from the coding sequence ATGATTTCAAAACACAGAACTTTGATCGCCGATGCTGACATGGGGGCGATTTCAGAAAACCAACTTGCGCGCGTTGAGGGAAAAAAATGGAACATCCTCTTTCTCTACGCCGATCAACACCGGGGAATGGATATGGGCTGCGCCGGAAACGGCCAGGTCATGACGCCCACTTTCGACCGTCTGGCGAGGGAAGGAACCTTCTTCGCCAACGGCGTCGCCAACTGCCCCGTCTGTACTCCCAGCCGCGCCATTTTATTGACGGGTAAATATCCCCTGACCAACCGCGCCGTGGTCAACGATCTTCCCTTGCCCACAGGTCAAGATACGTTGGCGTCGCTGCTTCGCGCGCAAGGGTATCGCACCGGCTATATCGGCAAGTGGCACTTGGACGGCATTCCCCGCAGCAAGTTCACGCCGCCCGGTCCCCGGCGGCAGGGCTTCGACGATTTTTGGGCGGCTTATAATTGCTCCCACGCCTATTTCGATCCCAAATATTATCTCGATGCGCCGGAACTCGTCCGCCGCCCAGGCTACGAACCGGATATCCAGACCGATCTCGCCATCGATTTTATCAAGAAATATAAGGAAGAGCCTTTCTTCCTTATGCTTTCTTGGGGGCCGCCTCACGCTCCTTACGAACTCGTTCCCGAATCGTACCGCACTATGTACGATCCCAGAGAAATCCAGCTGCCGCGCAACGCCATCAACGCCCCGCAGCGCACGGTGGCCGATTACTACGCCGCCATCAGCGCCTTGGATCATAACGCGGGGTGGCTGCTGCAAACGCTGGATGAATTGGGCTTGCGCGAAAATACTTTAATCGTTTACACGGCGGATCATGGCGACATGCTTTGGTCTCACGACCGCGTCAAGAAGCAGCAGCCGTGGGAAGAATCGATCCGCGTTCCATTAATCCTCAGTGCGCCGGGACTCATTCCCGCCGGTGAGCGCTGCGATGCGCTTGTGGGAACCGCCGACATGGCGCCGACGCTTTTGGGCCTGCTCGGCGTACCGGCGCCCTCCGTTATGCAGGGCTGGAACCTAAGCCAACGCATTCTTGCAGGCGAAGGCAAGGAGCATAATTCCGTCCCCATCATGGACATCGTTCCCTCCGATCAAGCCAACATCTGGCATGGGCGCGAATGGCGCGGCGTGCGCACGAAGCGCTATACCTACGCCCGTTGGAAAGATTTGGGCTGGGTGTTATACGACAACCAAGAGGATCCCTATCAAACGATCAATCGCATCAAAGATCCCGATTTCGCCGCCGTCCGCCAGGAATTGGAAAACGAATTGCAGCAATGGCTGGACAAACTTGGCGACCGTTTTCTACCCGCTCAAGAGCAATTGCAAGAACTGGGATTATCGCAATTGTTCCAAGAAAGGCAGGAGCATTTTCATTCGGGGAAAAATTGGTGA
- a CDS encoding sugar ABC transporter ATP-binding protein: protein MSQTEPILRMAGIVKNYPGVQALKQVNFDVREGEVHALVGENGAGKSTLMKILAGAENMDSGEIFIGGEKALIDSPHKAQALGVSIIYQEFNLVPQLGAAENIFLGKEPTRFGFVDFKREKREAAQLLERLGISFDLDEPVNRLSIAQQQMVEIAKALSVKAKIIAMDEPSATLTLHELKNLFALIRTLKEQGVSIVYISHRLEEIFEICDRLTVLRDGEWIGTKEISEVDREGIIEMMVGRKITEEFPKEVFSPGEEILRVEGLGRGFVKDVSFNIRKGEITALTGLVGAGRTETARMVFGADQPEAGVIYFEGKMIHIASPRQAIDLGICLLTEDRKGQGLVLGMRIRENITLPTLMEFCRYLFIQGKKERETADRSMKELTIKAPSAETEAQNLSGGNQQKVVLAKWLLAHSKLFIFDEPTRGIDVGAKREIYLLMNELLRRGAGILMISSELPEVLGMADRVLVMSAGRVVGELSRSEATQEKIMDLATSSPKRSEFAA from the coding sequence ATGTCCCAAACAGAACCGATTTTGCGGATGGCGGGGATCGTCAAGAATTATCCCGGCGTACAGGCGTTGAAGCAGGTGAATTTCGATGTGCGCGAGGGCGAGGTTCACGCCTTGGTGGGCGAGAATGGAGCGGGAAAATCGACGCTCATGAAAATCCTCGCAGGCGCGGAAAACATGGACTCCGGCGAAATTTTTATCGGGGGAGAGAAAGCGCTTATCGATTCACCCCATAAAGCGCAGGCGTTGGGCGTCTCCATCATCTACCAGGAATTCAATCTTGTTCCCCAATTGGGAGCGGCGGAAAATATTTTTCTGGGAAAAGAACCGACGCGCTTTGGATTCGTCGATTTCAAGCGGGAGAAGCGCGAAGCCGCCCAGCTGCTGGAACGGTTGGGCATCTCCTTCGATCTGGACGAGCCGGTAAACCGCCTCTCCATCGCGCAGCAGCAAATGGTGGAGATCGCCAAAGCCTTGTCCGTCAAAGCAAAGATCATCGCTATGGATGAACCCTCGGCGACGTTGACTCTGCACGAACTGAAAAATCTGTTCGCCCTGATTCGGACTTTGAAAGAGCAAGGCGTCAGCATCGTTTATATTTCCCACCGCTTGGAAGAAATCTTCGAAATTTGCGACCGGCTGACGGTGCTGCGCGACGGCGAGTGGATTGGAACGAAAGAGATCAGCGAGGTGGACCGCGAAGGCATCATCGAGATGATGGTAGGCCGCAAGATCACGGAAGAATTTCCCAAAGAAGTTTTCTCGCCCGGCGAAGAAATCCTGCGCGTGGAAGGGCTGGGGCGCGGCTTCGTGAAGGATGTTTCCTTCAACATACGCAAAGGCGAAATTACGGCGTTGACCGGGCTGGTAGGCGCAGGACGCACGGAAACGGCGCGCATGGTCTTCGGCGCGGATCAACCGGAAGCGGGCGTGATATATTTCGAGGGCAAGATGATTCATATCGCCTCGCCGCGCCAAGCCATCGATTTGGGCATTTGCTTGCTTACCGAAGACCGCAAAGGGCAGGGATTGGTTTTGGGGATGCGTATTCGCGAAAACATTACTCTGCCGACGCTGATGGAGTTCTGCCGTTATCTTTTCATTCAAGGGAAGAAGGAACGGGAGACGGCGGATCGTTCCATGAAGGAACTAACCATCAAAGCTCCCAGCGCCGAAACGGAGGCGCAGAATCTATCCGGCGGCAATCAGCAAAAAGTCGTCTTGGCGAAATGGCTGCTCGCCCATTCGAAACTCTTCATCTTCGACGAACCCACGCGAGGCATCGACGTGGGCGCAAAGCGGGAAATTTATTTATTGATGAATGAACTCTTGCGCCGGGGCGCCGGGATATTGATGATCTCGTCGGAACTGCCGGAAGTGCTGGGCATGGCGGACCGCGTTCTGGTGATGAGCGCGGGGCGGGTGGTCGGCGAACTGTCGCGCTCGGAAGCGACGCAAGAGAAAATCATGGACCTGGCGACTAGTTCGCCCAAACGCTCGGAGTTTGCAGCCTGA